In the Streptomyces sp. cg36 genome, one interval contains:
- a CDS encoding winged helix-turn-helix transcriptional regulator, protein METEQVEPVSEGADAMRVASLAQEIFTGVANKWALLIINVLGTRTLRFTELRNEVEGISHKMLTQTLRELERDGAVHRTVYATVPPRVDYRLTEAGAALRDTVNGMCTWTRRYLDEIEAARRRFDEQGHDTGR, encoded by the coding sequence ATGGAAACCGAGCAGGTCGAGCCCGTGTCCGAGGGCGCGGACGCGATGCGTGTCGCGTCCTTGGCGCAGGAGATCTTCACGGGGGTGGCCAACAAGTGGGCCCTGCTGATCATCAATGTCCTGGGGACGCGGACGCTGCGGTTCACCGAGCTGAGGAACGAGGTGGAGGGCATCAGCCACAAGATGCTCACCCAGACTCTGCGTGAGCTGGAGAGGGACGGGGCGGTGCACAGGACCGTGTACGCGACGGTGCCGCCTCGCGTGGACTACCGCCTCACCGAGGCGGGCGCGGCGCTGCGCGACACGGTCAATGGCATGTGCACCTGGACCCGCCGCTACCTGGACGAGATCGAGGCGGCACGGCGCCGCTTCGACGAACAGGGCCACGACACCGGGAGATGA
- a CDS encoding DUF6299 family protein: MTVNPTGTVAKDGTITLSGTYRCKAAGPAPVFISTSVRGEEVRQELGGPAARCDGARHTWVHHANPRSGPRMRPGPAEVDATLLRLGTRGSLPAPTILATDRHTVDLRPVAV, translated from the coding sequence GTGACCGTCAACCCCACCGGGACCGTGGCCAAGGACGGCACCATCACCCTCTCGGGCACCTACCGCTGCAAGGCCGCGGGTCCGGCCCCCGTCTTCATCTCCACCAGTGTGCGCGGCGAAGAAGTCCGCCAAGAGCTCGGCGGGCCGGCAGCCCGCTGCGACGGCGCTCGACACACCTGGGTCCACCACGCCAACCCCCGGTCAGGCCCACGCATGAGGCCCGGCCCGGCCGAGGTCGACGCCACCCTGCTCCGGCTGGGCACCCGCGGCAGTCTGCCTGCGCCGACGATCCTCGCAACCGACCGGCACACCGTCGACCTGCGGCCCGTGGCGGTCTGA
- a CDS encoding FAD-dependent monooxygenase produces the protein MNAERFTAVPSSSETADDGSTFGKVPGLPPLASGADRVPPTFDVIIAGCGPTGAMLAAELRLHDVRVLVVERETEPVSFARIVGLHIRSIELMAMRGLLDRLRERGRRRPAGGFFAGIDKPAPKDLDSAHAYLLGIPQPVVVEQLEQHAIQLGAQVRRGYAVAGFVQDDDGVTVELADGEQVRARYLVGCDGARSTVRKLLGVAFPGEPARTETLMGEMAAGAPQEEIAAKVKQIGATIQRFWLRPLGGGAYSVVMPAAGVSERAEPPTLDDFRQQLRAIAGTDFGVHSPRWLSRFGDATRLAERYRVGRVLLAGDAAHIHPPTGGQGLNLGIQDAFNLGWKLAAQIRGWAPDTLLDTYQAERHPVAENVLDNTRAQMELSSAEPGARAVRRLLTELMDLDEVNRRLIEKISAIDIRYDFGEGPDLLGRRLPDITVKQGRLYGLLHRGRGLLLDRTERLTVGGWSDRVDHLADPTAQLDAPCVLLRPDGHLAWIGDDQRDLDERLSYWFGRPAS, from the coding sequence ATGAACGCTGAGCGTTTCACCGCCGTGCCGTCGTCGAGCGAGACGGCCGATGACGGCTCCACCTTTGGCAAGGTCCCCGGACTCCCGCCCCTGGCCTCCGGCGCCGACCGCGTACCACCCACCTTCGACGTGATCATCGCCGGTTGCGGGCCGACCGGCGCGATGCTGGCCGCCGAACTGCGGCTGCACGATGTGCGGGTACTCGTGGTGGAGCGGGAAACCGAGCCCGTGTCCTTCGCCCGCATCGTCGGTCTGCACATTCGCAGCATCGAGCTGATGGCCATGCGCGGTCTGCTGGACCGCCTGCGCGAACGTGGCCGCCGGCGTCCGGCCGGAGGTTTCTTCGCCGGCATCGACAAACCCGCACCGAAGGACCTGGACTCCGCGCACGCCTACCTGCTCGGCATCCCGCAGCCGGTCGTCGTCGAGCAGCTGGAGCAGCACGCGATCCAGCTGGGTGCGCAGGTCCGGCGGGGGTACGCGGTGGCCGGGTTCGTACAGGACGACGACGGGGTCACGGTGGAACTGGCCGACGGTGAGCAGGTGCGTGCGCGCTATCTCGTCGGCTGTGACGGCGCGCGCAGTACGGTCCGCAAGCTCCTCGGTGTCGCCTTCCCCGGTGAGCCCGCGCGGACCGAGACGCTGATGGGCGAGATGGCGGCGGGTGCGCCGCAGGAGGAGATCGCCGCCAAGGTGAAGCAGATCGGTGCGACAATCCAGCGGTTCTGGCTCAGGCCGCTCGGCGGCGGTGCCTACAGCGTCGTCATGCCCGCCGCGGGCGTCAGCGAACGCGCGGAACCGCCCACCCTGGACGACTTCCGGCAGCAGCTGCGCGCCATCGCCGGCACCGATTTCGGCGTGCACTCCCCGCGCTGGCTGTCCCGCTTCGGGGACGCCACCCGGCTGGCCGAACGGTATCGGGTCGGGCGGGTGCTGCTGGCAGGCGACGCGGCCCACATCCATCCGCCGACCGGCGGGCAGGGCCTCAACCTGGGCATCCAGGACGCCTTCAACCTCGGCTGGAAACTGGCCGCACAGATCCGCGGCTGGGCGCCCGACACCCTGCTGGACACCTACCAGGCCGAGCGCCATCCGGTCGCCGAGAACGTACTGGACAACACCCGCGCCCAGATGGAACTGAGCTCCGCCGAACCCGGCGCGCGGGCCGTGCGCAGGCTGCTCACCGAGCTGATGGACCTCGACGAGGTGAACCGCCGTCTCATCGAGAAGATCTCCGCGATCGACATCCGCTACGACTTCGGCGAGGGCCCCGACCTGCTGGGCCGCCGCCTGCCCGACATCACCGTGAAGCAGGGCCGGCTGTACGGGCTGCTGCACCGAGGTCGCGGACTGCTGCTCGATCGCACCGAACGGCTGACGGTCGGCGGTTGGTCCGACCGGGTCGACCACCTCGCGGACCCCACGGCCCAACTCGATGCTCCCTGCGTCCTGTTGCGACCGGACGGCCATCTCGCCTGGATCGGCGACGACCAGCGGGACCTGGACGAGCGCCTCTCGTACTGGTTCGGCAGGCCCGCCAGCTGA
- a CDS encoding amidase has product MQPYELTLAAAADAIQARRLSPVELVESVLGRVEEVEPHLGAYVTVAARQARQAAGEAAHEAAHGRHRGPLHGIPMGLKDLIDVAGMATTASSRVRAGHRATADSTVTARLNAAGAILLGKTHTHEFAFGLTTPQTRNAWDLGRVAGGSSGGSAVAVASGTATFALGTDTGGSIRVPAALNGVVGLKPTYGLVPRHGVTSLSWSLDHVGPITRTVEDAALVLGALVGHDPRDPASLSAPAVDYRPAATTDLTGLRIGVPRTYYFENVHPQVEKAVRDAIGELQALGARLVEVDIPMTRYIQATQWGLMVPEAGAYHEGSLRTVPELYQDDVRILLEASELMSAGDYLRAQRARALMRAEWARMLEEVDVIAAPSVPMPAAGADEQTVTWPDGTVESVSDAYVRLSAPANITGVPALSLPVGHDTAGLPIGMQLLGKPLGEPTLLRVGHAYEQTQPARPLATAA; this is encoded by the coding sequence ATGCAGCCGTATGAGCTGACCCTCGCCGCCGCCGCGGACGCGATACAGGCCCGGCGACTGTCCCCGGTCGAACTCGTCGAGTCCGTCCTCGGCCGCGTCGAGGAGGTGGAACCGCACCTCGGCGCCTACGTCACGGTCGCCGCGCGGCAGGCGCGCCAGGCGGCGGGTGAAGCCGCGCACGAAGCGGCGCACGGGCGTCACCGGGGCCCGCTGCACGGCATCCCGATGGGACTCAAGGACCTGATCGACGTCGCGGGAATGGCCACCACGGCCAGCTCCCGGGTCCGCGCCGGGCACCGCGCGACGGCGGACAGCACCGTCACCGCACGTCTGAACGCGGCCGGTGCGATCCTGCTCGGAAAGACCCACACCCACGAATTCGCGTTCGGCCTGACCACCCCGCAGACCCGCAACGCCTGGGACCTCGGCCGGGTCGCGGGCGGCTCCAGCGGCGGCTCCGCGGTCGCCGTCGCGTCGGGCACCGCTACCTTCGCCCTGGGCACCGACACCGGAGGGTCGATCCGGGTGCCCGCCGCGCTCAACGGGGTCGTCGGCCTCAAGCCGACCTACGGCCTCGTGCCGCGTCACGGCGTCACCTCCCTGTCCTGGTCACTGGACCACGTCGGCCCGATCACCCGCACCGTGGAGGACGCGGCCCTGGTGCTGGGCGCGCTGGTCGGACACGATCCGCGCGACCCCGCCTCGCTGTCCGCGCCCGCCGTGGACTACCGGCCCGCTGCCACGACGGATCTGACCGGGCTGCGCATCGGTGTGCCGCGTACGTACTACTTCGAGAACGTCCACCCGCAGGTGGAAAAGGCCGTCCGGGACGCCATCGGGGAGCTCCAAGCCCTGGGCGCGCGGCTCGTCGAGGTCGACATCCCGATGACCCGCTACATCCAGGCCACCCAGTGGGGCTTGATGGTCCCGGAGGCCGGCGCGTACCACGAAGGGAGCCTGCGTACGGTTCCCGAGCTCTATCAGGACGACGTCCGAATCCTCCTGGAGGCAAGCGAGTTGATGAGCGCCGGTGACTACCTGCGTGCCCAACGCGCCCGCGCGCTCATGCGCGCCGAGTGGGCACGGATGCTGGAGGAGGTCGACGTGATCGCCGCCCCGAGCGTCCCGATGCCCGCGGCCGGGGCGGACGAGCAGACGGTCACCTGGCCCGACGGCACGGTCGAGAGCGTCTCCGACGCCTATGTACGCCTGAGCGCACCCGCCAACATCACCGGAGTGCCCGCGTTGAGCCTTCCGGTCGGCCATGACACGGCGGGCCTGCCCATCGGGATGCAACTGCTCGGCAAACCCCTCGGCGAGCCCACGCTTCTGCGGGTCGGCCACGCCTACGAGCAGACACAGCCCGCCCGTCCGCTCGCCACGGCCGCCTGA
- a CDS encoding polyprenyl synthetase family protein — MTHLPPDTTGLLHSSPEADGEETLRRGTALVDPLLREAVGRLHPSMATVCRYHLGWDTPAASALPVRTGKRVRAALALLSVRSVGAPEQLAGIAGTAVELVHQLSLLHDDIMDGDAERRGQAAAWARFGTGAAVLAGDALIVQAVRTVVRAQAPGAQAATEDLVVTVEAMVDGQAEDLALEQADLREISADRYMSMAGGKTGALFGCAAALGAVLCQAPEPTVRALRSAGRDLGTAFQILDDVLGLWGDPALTGKPVGGDLRRGKKTLPLILAARSDTTAGRQLAALVNRSPLPAHRLQDVMRLLADTGAREYAEAIAARHMASALTALDEAEVAEDVRTQWHALIGCLSGRSS; from the coding sequence ATGACACATCTGCCGCCCGACACGACTGGTCTGCTGCACTCCTCACCGGAGGCGGACGGCGAGGAAACGCTGAGACGGGGGACGGCTCTGGTCGATCCGCTGCTGCGCGAGGCGGTAGGACGACTGCACCCGTCCATGGCCACGGTCTGCCGCTACCACCTGGGCTGGGACACCCCGGCCGCGTCGGCCCTGCCGGTGCGCACCGGCAAGCGGGTACGCGCGGCGCTGGCGCTGCTGTCGGTCCGCTCCGTGGGGGCGCCGGAACAGCTGGCCGGGATCGCCGGGACCGCTGTCGAGCTCGTACACCAGCTGTCCTTGCTCCACGACGACATCATGGACGGCGACGCGGAGCGGCGCGGGCAGGCCGCGGCATGGGCCCGGTTCGGTACCGGGGCCGCCGTGCTCGCGGGCGACGCCCTGATCGTCCAGGCGGTGCGTACGGTGGTCCGGGCCCAGGCGCCGGGTGCCCAGGCCGCCACGGAGGACCTCGTCGTCACCGTGGAAGCGATGGTGGACGGGCAGGCAGAAGACCTGGCTCTGGAGCAGGCCGACCTTCGGGAGATCTCCGCGGACCGCTACATGTCCATGGCGGGTGGGAAGACCGGTGCGCTCTTCGGTTGCGCGGCGGCACTCGGCGCCGTCCTGTGCCAGGCCCCGGAACCCACGGTGCGGGCTCTGCGCAGCGCGGGACGGGATCTGGGCACGGCGTTCCAGATCCTCGACGACGTGCTGGGGCTGTGGGGCGATCCGGCTCTCACCGGCAAGCCAGTGGGCGGGGACCTGCGGCGCGGCAAGAAGACGCTCCCCCTCATCCTGGCCGCCCGTTCCGACACGACCGCCGGCCGGCAACTCGCCGCCCTGGTCAACCGCTCCCCGCTGCCCGCCCACCGCCTCCAGGACGTGATGCGCCTGCTGGCGGACACCGGTGCGCGTGAGTACGCCGAGGCCATCGCCGCCCGGCACATGGCCTCGGCCCTCACAGCACTCGACGAGGCGGAAGTGGCGGAAGACGTGCGCACGCAGTGGCACGCGCTGATCGGCTGTTTGTCAGGGCGCAGCAGCTGA
- a CDS encoding MFS transporter, which yields MLSRRSAFPLHASVLVALLAASSAPTPLYALYQAEWHFSAMTVTVVFSAYALALLGALLTAGTLSDHLGRRPVLFGALLAEAVAMAAFATAQGVAALIAARVVQGLATGVATSAAGAALLDFEDPGRPGRATLANGITPVAGMAAGVLASTALVQYAPAPTRTVYLLLLTVFAAQAAAVLLTTETAHPRSGAWRSLRPGIAVAPASRPAMKLLAPGVVAAWALGGFYSSLGPSLARLIAPHASRATGGLVFFTLTAAAGLAVLAARTLPARTASFAGTALLIPGALLTLSAPHPHSLLALFAGTVLAGTGFGAVSQGALRLLLSPAAPDERAGTLAAYYVLSYLAMSIPAVLAGLLTNLYGLQRAVSLYAVTVIVLTLAGLARTARQPSSV from the coding sequence GTGCTCAGTCGCCGCAGTGCCTTTCCCCTCCACGCCTCCGTCCTGGTCGCCCTGCTGGCCGCCTCCAGCGCGCCGACCCCTCTATACGCCCTCTACCAGGCCGAATGGCACTTCTCGGCGATGACGGTCACCGTCGTGTTCAGCGCCTACGCGCTCGCCCTGCTCGGAGCGCTGCTGACCGCGGGCACCCTCTCGGACCACCTGGGGCGGCGCCCGGTTCTCTTCGGTGCACTGCTCGCCGAGGCCGTCGCGATGGCTGCCTTCGCCACCGCCCAAGGCGTCGCGGCACTGATCGCCGCCCGGGTCGTGCAGGGTCTGGCCACCGGCGTCGCCACCAGCGCCGCCGGAGCGGCCCTGCTCGACTTCGAGGACCCCGGCCGCCCCGGACGGGCGACCCTCGCCAACGGCATCACGCCCGTGGCCGGCATGGCGGCCGGAGTGCTGGCCTCCACCGCCCTCGTGCAGTACGCCCCCGCTCCGACCCGTACCGTCTACCTCCTGCTGCTCACGGTGTTCGCCGCGCAGGCTGCCGCCGTGCTCCTCACCACCGAGACCGCGCACCCCCGCTCCGGCGCGTGGCGCTCCCTGCGTCCCGGCATCGCCGTCGCCCCCGCCTCCCGCCCGGCCATGAAACTGCTCGCCCCCGGTGTCGTCGCCGCCTGGGCGCTGGGCGGCTTCTACTCCTCGCTCGGCCCCTCGCTCGCCCGGCTCATCGCCCCGCACGCCTCCCGCGCCACCGGCGGCCTGGTCTTCTTCACCCTGACGGCCGCGGCCGGTCTCGCCGTCCTCGCCGCGCGGACACTGCCCGCCCGCACCGCGAGCTTCGCCGGCACCGCGCTCCTGATCCCGGGAGCCCTGCTGACCCTGAGCGCGCCCCATCCGCACAGCCTGCTCGCCCTGTTCGCGGGCACCGTGCTCGCGGGCACCGGCTTCGGTGCCGTCAGCCAGGGAGCCCTGCGCCTGCTGCTGTCTCCGGCCGCCCCGGACGAACGCGCCGGAACGCTCGCCGCCTACTACGTCCTCAGCTACCTGGCCATGAGCATCCCCGCCGTCCTCGCCGGGCTGCTGACCAACCTGTACGGCCTGCAGAGGGCCGTCTCGCTCTACGCCGTGACGGTCATCGTGCTGACCCTCGCCGGTCTCGCCCGCACCGCGCGGCAGCCGAGCAGCGTCTGA
- a CDS encoding IS5 family transposase (programmed frameshift), whose product MVERLVPDGLWELFQRVVPEAPTRPQGGGRRRYGDREVLASIIFVATTGCTWSQVPPVFGPSGATAHRRFMEWSRLRVWAKLHRLVLDELGACGELDWSRCAIDSVNMRALKGDLTGPNPVDRGKYGSKIHLITDRTGLPLSIGVSGANLHDSQALEPLVRGIPPIRSRRGPRRRRPAKLHADKAYDNRHLRQWLRSRHITPRIARKGIESSERLGRHRWTIERTMSWLAGCRRLHRRYERKAIHFLAFTSIACTLICYRRLTK is encoded by the exons ATGGTTGAGCGGTTGGTGCCGGACGGGTTGTGGGAGTTGTTCCAGCGGGTGGTGCCGGAGGCGCCGACGCGTCCGCAGGGTGGTGGCCGGCGTCGGTACGGGGACCGTGAGGTGCTGGCGTCGATCATCTTCGTGGCGACGACGGGGTGTACGTGGTCGCAGGTCCCGCCGGTGTTCGGGCCTTCCGGGGCGACGGCCCACCGTCGGTTCATGGAGTGGAGCCGGCTGCGGGTGTGGGCGAAGCTGCACCGCCTGGTGCTCGACGAACTCGGCGCCTGTGGCGAGCTGGACTGGTCGCGGTGTGCGATCGACTCGGTGAACATGCGGGCTTTG AAAGGGGACCTGACGGGCCCGAATCCTGTGGATCGGGGCAAGTACGGCTCGAAGATCCACTTGATCACCGATCGGACGGGCCTGCCCCTTTCCATCGGCGTCTCCGGCGCGAATCTTCACGACAGCCAGGCACTTGAGCCGCTCGTGCGCGGCATACCGCCCATCCGGTCCCGCCGCGGGCCGCGTCGACGCCGTCCCGCCAAGCTCCACGCTGACAAGGCCTACGACAACCGCCACCTGCGGCAATGGCTCCGCTCCCGGCACATCACACCCCGCATCGCCCGCAAAGGCATCGAATCCTCCGAACGACTCGGGCGCCACCGCTGGACCATCGAACGCACGATGTCCTGGCTTGCCGGATGCCGCCGCCTGCACCGCCGCTACGAGCGCAAAGCAATCCACTTCCTCGCTTTCACCAGCATTGCCTGCACACTCATCTGCTACCGCAGACTCACCAAATGA
- a CDS encoding cytochrome P450: MTEPAQDPRVLRDPYATYAAMRSVCPVQSLPAGGGGRTDYLVTGYAEARAALNDPRLSKDTSVFFAGKESRRRLHPAVARTMLATDPPRHTRLRQLVTREFTTGAVKQLRPFIARTTDELLDQWPADGPLDFVARLAVPLPVMVICQLLGVPRADRPTVQGWSAELFAAGEPDVIDAASHALAGYLEDLIAAKRMHPGDSLLDRLVAARDGEDRLSEEELVSLAVLLLVAGHETTTNALGNALLALFQHPDVLRRLRDAPHEIPAALDELLRFDSAVGVATFRFTTQAVVLGGTEVPAGVPVLVALGAANRDPARFPEPDRLDPGRDAAAHLAFGHGVHRCVGAPLAMAEMEIALRAVLTRFPRIRLALPPDRLEWRRTRLVRGLASLPVLV; this comes from the coding sequence ATGACCGAACCGGCTCAAGATCCCCGCGTCCTGCGGGACCCCTATGCGACGTACGCGGCCATGCGTTCCGTCTGCCCGGTACAGTCCCTGCCCGCCGGTGGGGGAGGGCGTACCGACTATCTGGTCACCGGCTACGCGGAGGCCCGGGCGGCCCTCAATGACCCGCGTCTGTCGAAGGACACGAGCGTCTTCTTCGCGGGCAAGGAGTCGCGGCGCCGACTGCACCCGGCGGTGGCCCGCACCATGCTGGCGACCGACCCGCCCCGGCACACCCGGCTGCGGCAGTTGGTGACCAGGGAGTTCACGACGGGGGCCGTCAAGCAGTTGCGTCCCTTCATCGCCCGGACCACCGACGAGCTGCTGGACCAGTGGCCCGCCGACGGGCCACTCGACTTCGTGGCCCGCCTGGCGGTGCCGCTCCCGGTCATGGTGATCTGCCAGCTGCTCGGAGTGCCGCGGGCGGACCGGCCGACGGTCCAGGGCTGGTCCGCGGAACTGTTCGCGGCGGGAGAGCCCGACGTCATCGACGCGGCCTCCCACGCGCTGGCCGGATACCTGGAAGACCTGATCGCCGCCAAACGTATGCACCCCGGCGACTCGCTCCTGGACCGGCTCGTCGCGGCTCGGGACGGAGAGGACCGCCTGAGCGAGGAGGAACTGGTCTCCCTGGCCGTGCTGTTGCTCGTGGCCGGGCACGAGACCACCACCAACGCGCTCGGCAACGCCCTGTTGGCGCTGTTCCAGCACCCGGACGTACTGCGTCGCCTCCGCGACGCGCCTCACGAGATCCCTGCCGCGCTCGACGAACTGCTCCGCTTCGACTCGGCGGTGGGCGTGGCCACCTTCCGGTTCACCACACAGGCCGTCGTGCTCGGCGGCACGGAGGTCCCGGCGGGTGTCCCGGTCCTGGTCGCGCTGGGTGCGGCCAACCGGGACCCGGCCCGGTTCCCGGAGCCGGACCGCCTCGATCCGGGCCGGGACGCGGCTGCTCATCTCGCGTTCGGCCACGGCGTCCACCGCTGTGTCGGCGCCCCCTTGGCCATGGCCGAGATGGAGATCGCCCTGCGGGCGGTACTGACCAGATTCCCCCGGATCCGCCTCGCCCTGCCACCCGACAGACTGGAGTGGCGGCGCACCCGTCTCGTACGGGGACTCGCGTCGCTTCCCGTGCTGGTTTAG
- a CDS encoding DUF6243 family protein, giving the protein MSKNINNPVGMGGGQRKKLSRAERQNNGPHRNLDRQGAAAQKAELLRKMREKTGSGEGAEQTGDDTAQS; this is encoded by the coding sequence GTGAGCAAGAACATCAACAACCCCGTCGGCATGGGCGGCGGCCAGCGCAAGAAGCTGTCCCGCGCGGAGCGGCAGAACAACGGCCCGCACCGCAACCTCGACCGTCAGGGCGCCGCGGCACAGAAGGCCGAGCTGCTGCGCAAGATGCGTGAGAAGACCGGCTCGGGCGAGGGCGCCGAGCAGACGGGCGACGACACCGCCCAGAGCTGA
- a CDS encoding VOC family protein gives MTILRTYARLWTDDLDGALPLLEQLTGEQPHLRLGFHEVGLAAIGNFLVIAGPAEERAKYAHASATVVVDDLDALQTALESADATITTPATDGPTGRFLYARHADGAGIEYVEWNPELVHALIHT, from the coding sequence GTGACCATTCTCAGGACCTACGCACGCCTGTGGACCGATGACCTGGACGGCGCACTGCCGCTCCTGGAGCAACTGACCGGTGAGCAGCCCCACTTGCGGCTGGGATTCCACGAGGTCGGCCTCGCCGCCATCGGCAACTTCCTGGTGATCGCGGGACCCGCCGAGGAGCGTGCGAAGTACGCCCATGCCTCCGCCACTGTCGTCGTCGACGACCTCGACGCTCTCCAGACGGCCCTGGAATCCGCCGACGCGACCATCACCACCCCCGCGACCGACGGCCCGACGGGCCGGTTCCTCTACGCCCGCCACGCAGACGGAGCGGGCATCGAGTACGTCGAATGGAACCCGGAGTTGGTCCACGCCCTCATCCACACGTAA
- a CDS encoding TetR/AcrR family transcriptional regulator — MSARATTRPGGRSARVQQSVHQAVRDLEAEVGRDALTVPLIAARAGVTPSTVYRRWGDLRELLSDVAVERLRPDAEPADHGSLRADLEAWAVQFAEEMSSTAGRTYIRDALLGDPEQGNAVRCSDYAAEQLKAIGVRAAGRGEAVPDVESLLDVVVAPLMYRILFRPSELSAAYTDGLVAAVLGPGSASART; from the coding sequence ATGAGTGCCCGAGCGACCACACGCCCCGGCGGGCGCAGCGCCCGCGTCCAGCAGTCCGTGCATCAGGCCGTCCGCGATCTGGAGGCGGAGGTGGGGCGGGACGCGCTCACCGTGCCGCTGATCGCCGCCCGCGCGGGCGTGACGCCGTCCACCGTCTACCGGCGCTGGGGAGACCTGCGGGAACTGCTGTCCGACGTGGCCGTGGAGCGGCTGCGACCCGATGCTGAGCCCGCCGACCACGGCAGCCTGCGGGCGGACTTGGAGGCGTGGGCGGTGCAGTTCGCGGAGGAGATGTCCTCGACGGCGGGCCGTACGTACATCCGTGACGCCCTGCTGGGCGACCCCGAGCAGGGCAACGCGGTCCGCTGTTCCGATTACGCCGCCGAGCAGTTGAAGGCCATCGGTGTGCGGGCGGCCGGGCGCGGGGAGGCCGTGCCCGATGTGGAGAGCCTGCTGGACGTCGTGGTCGCGCCCCTGATGTACCGCATTCTGTTCCGCCCCTCGGAACTTTCGGCGGCCTATACCGACGGTCTCGTCGCGGCAGTGCTCGGCCCGGGATCCGCGTCCGCCCGTACCTGA
- a CDS encoding MBL fold metallo-hydrolase yields the protein MNTAVPQQATPFTSTRWSLGDIAVRRVDEIELPRQTGPWLLPDATKEVLDEASWLRPDFADADVPRLASHSFAVEAGGLRIVVDTGIGNAKPRANPAWNGLETDFPQRLTAAGFPPESVDLVITTHLHTDHVGWNTRLAGEDWVPTFPNARYLTSRTEWDHWAATDLDAARSQMFRDSVTPVRDAGQYDLVDVPDQGREVAPGVFLVPAPGHTPGQVAVELRGNDRRAVITGDSIHHPVQLSHPHVHSCVDIDPAQAIRTRARLLDGLADTDALLLGTHFPRPTGGTVRRESGRYRLLAEPGAELPATTA from the coding sequence ATGAACACCGCCGTACCCCAGCAGGCCACTCCCTTCACCAGCACGCGGTGGAGCCTCGGCGACATCGCCGTACGCCGCGTCGACGAGATCGAACTGCCCCGCCAGACCGGCCCCTGGCTGCTCCCGGACGCCACCAAGGAGGTGCTGGACGAGGCGTCGTGGCTGCGGCCCGACTTCGCCGACGCCGACGTCCCGCGCCTGGCCAGCCACAGCTTCGCGGTGGAGGCGGGCGGGCTGCGGATCGTCGTGGACACCGGCATCGGCAACGCCAAGCCGCGCGCCAACCCGGCCTGGAACGGCCTGGAGACCGACTTCCCGCAGCGTCTCACGGCGGCCGGCTTCCCGCCCGAGTCCGTGGACCTGGTGATCACCACGCACCTGCACACCGACCACGTGGGCTGGAACACCCGTCTCGCCGGTGAGGACTGGGTGCCCACCTTCCCCAACGCCCGCTACCTCACCAGCCGCACGGAGTGGGACCACTGGGCCGCCACCGACCTCGACGCGGCCCGAAGCCAGATGTTCCGCGACTCCGTCACCCCCGTCCGCGACGCCGGACAGTACGACCTCGTGGACGTGCCCGACCAGGGGCGCGAAGTGGCACCGGGCGTCTTCCTGGTCCCCGCCCCGGGCCACACCCCGGGCCAGGTCGCCGTGGAACTGCGCGGCAACGACCGCCGTGCGGTGATCACCGGCGACAGCATCCACCACCCCGTGCAACTCTCCCACCCCCACGTACACAGCTGCGTCGACATCGACCCCGCCCAGGCCATCCGCACCCGCGCCCGCCTCCTCGACGGCCTCGCCGACACCGACGCACTGCTCCTGGGCACCCACTTCCCGCGGCCCACGGGCGGCACCGTCCGCCGTGAGAGCGGCCGTTACCGGCTGCTCGCCGAACCCGGCGCGGAGCTCCCGGCCACCACGGCCTGA